From the Cryptomeria japonica chromosome 2, Sugi_1.0, whole genome shotgun sequence genome, one window contains:
- the LOC131055059 gene encoding ABC transporter G family member 14 isoform X2 — protein sequence MLGPSGSGKTTLLSALGGRLNGKISGKILFNGAQFNKSMKRRIGFVTQDDVLYPHLTVKETLAYTALLRLPKTLSKMDKIEQAESVIVELGLTRCRNTIIGGPIVRGVSGGERKRVSIGQEMLVNPSLLFLDEPTSGLDSTTAQRIISTLLGLARGGRTIITTIHQPSSRLYHMFHKIILLSEGHPIYYGQASGAMSYFSSIGFTPSFPMNPADFMLDLANGIAPDPRPAHNSSIEQVDPYARMEPDLQKSVKQSVMAAYSKNLAATLKAEVNIGQNTGSIKHKRSLDRNEWTTSWCHQFSVLLQRGLKERRHESFGGLRIFQVVSVSIFSGLLWWNSSTSRIQDQVGLLFFFSIFWGFFPLFNAIFTFPQERSMLLKERSSGMYRLSSYFMARTVGDLPMELALPTIFVIITYWMGGLKPDAQTFILTLLVILYNVLISQGLGLALGAVLMNVKQATTLASVTMLIFLLAGGYYVQKTPPFISWLKYVSFSYYCYKMLLGVQYSKDEMYVCGNGMICRIADFPAIKHVGLDHLLVDVAALAIMFVGYRLLAYWSLTRVKTRPSL from the exons ATGTTAGGACCCTCTGGTAGTGGTAAGACCACTCTTCTCAGTGCGTTGGGTGGAAGGCTCAACGGTAAAATATCTGGTAAAATCCTCTTCAATGGAGCACAATTCAATAAATCCATGAAAAGGAGAATTGGGTTTGTTACACAAGATGATGTTTTGTATCCCCATCTAACTGTCAAAGAGACACTGGCCTATACAGCTCTTCTCAGGCTGCCTAAAACTCTATCAAAAATGGACAAGATAGAGCAGGCAGAGTCTGTGATAGTAGAACTTGGGCTAACCAGATGCAGGAACACCATAATTGGAGGACCTATAGTTAGAGGAGTCTCTGGAGGTGAAAGAAAGAGAGTGAGTATTGGTCAGGAGATGCTTGTAAATCCCAGCCTTCTGTTCTTAGATGAACCCACTTCTGGTCTGGATTCAACTACTGCCCAAAGGATTATATCAACATTGCTGGGACTTGCTAGGGGAGGCAGGACAATAATTACAACAATACATCAGCCCTCCAGTAGATTATATCATATGTTCCACAAGATCATTTTGTTGTCAGAGGGTCACCCTATTTACTATGGCCAAGCTTCTGGAGCTATGAGTTATTTTTCTTCCATTGGCTTCACACCATCTTTTCCCATGAACCCAGCTGACTTCATGCTTGATCTTGCCAATG GGATTGCACCGGATCCAAGACCTGCACACAACTCTTCCATAGAACAGGTAGATCCATATGCTCGCATGGAGCCTGATCTCCAGAAGTCTGTAAAGCAATCTGTAATGGCAGCATACTCTAAGAATCTTGCTGCAACTCTCAAGGCAGAGGTCAATATCGGTCAGAATACAGGCAGTATAAAGCACAAAA GGTCCCTAGATAGGAATGAATGGACAACAAGCTGGTGTCATCAGTTCTCTGTGCTGCTTCAAAGAGGCTTGAAGGAGAGGAGACATGAGTCATTTGGGGGACTAAGGATTTTCCAGGTTGTGTCTGTATCCATTTTCTCAGGCCTTCTTTGGTGGAATTCTTCAACCTCTCGCATTCAAGATCAG GTGGGGCTGCTGTTTTTCTTCTCAATATTCTGGGGGTTTTTCCCCCTGTTCAATGCCATATTCACTTTTCCACAAGAACGTTCAATGCTGCTCAAGGAAAGGTCATCAGGGATGTACAGACTCTCCTCATATTTCATGGCTAGAACAGTGGGTGACCTGCCAATGGAGCTTGCACTCCCCACCATCTTTGTCATAATCACCTACTGGATGGGAGGCCTAAAGCCAGATGCACAAACATTCATACTCACCCTTCTAGTCATACTATACAATGTCCTGATTTCCCAAGGCTTAGGCTTGGCGCTAGGAGCAGTACTCATGAATGTGAAGCAGGCTACAACCTTGGCCTCTGTTACAATGCTGATATTCTTATTAGCAGGTGGATATTATGTGCAGAAGACTCCTCCATTTATTTCATGGCTCAAGTATGTGTCCTTCAGCTATTACTGCTACAAGATGCTATTGGGTGTACAGTACAGCAAGGATGAAATGTATGTATGTGGCAATGGTATGATATGCAGGATTGCTGATTTTCCTGCCATAAAACATGTCGGGTTGGATCATTTACTGGTGGATGTGGCTGCCTTGGCCATCATGTTTGTTGGTTACAGATTGCTGGCATACTGGTCACTGACAAGAGTTAAAACTAGGCCTTCTCTTTAA